The uncultured Trichococcus sp. DNA window TGCGGTCGAGGATCGTCGGGTTGGAGATTTTGCCGCCGTTCAGGTACAGGATCGGCAAAACGGCACCGTCCGTAACCGGATTGATGAACACATTGGAGAACCAGCCGGCTGCCAATGGGCCTGTTTCAGCTTCCCCGTCACCGACGACAGTCGCCGCGATCACTTCCGGATTGTCGAAGATGGCTCCAGTGGCATGGGAAAGCGAGTAGCCGAGTTCGCCGCCTTCATGGATCGATCCTGGTGTTTCCGGTGCCGCATGGGAAGCGACCCCGCCGGGGAAGGAGAATTGTTTGTAGAGTTTCGTCAAGCCTTCCAGATCCTCGGTGATGTCCGGATAGATTTCCGTATAGGAACCGTCCAGATAGGAGTTCGAAACCATGACCTGGCCACCATGTCCCGGACCTTCGACGTAGAACATGTTCAGGTCATATTTGTTGATGACGCGGTTCAAGTGGGCATAGATGAAGTTCTGTCCGGAGATGGTTCCCCAGTGGCCGATCGGATGCAGCTTCACATCGGCCGCCTCGATTGGGCGTTGCAGCAAGGGATTGTCCTTCAGGTAGAGCTGTCCCACGGAGATGAAATTAGCGGCGCGCCAGAAGGCATCCACCTTGTCCAGATACGCTTTTGAATCAAATGCAGTCATTTTTGTTGCTCCTTTTCATTTTTTATTATTGAAAACGCTTGCGAACACTTTCACAAATGTCCTCCAAAAAATCGGTTTGACGATTTTCTGTCAAACCGATCGATAGATTACTCTTTTATTAATTCATGACAAAGTTCTTTTGTAGCTCCGTAGACTTGCGTGTAGAGTGCGTAGGCTTTTTCATAGGCTACGACGTTTTCCGGAATCGGCCGGACGATGTCTTTGTAGGCAACAAATACGTCCGCGCAAGCAGTCACTGTCGGGAACCATCCGAGTCCGACCGCAGCCAGCATTGCCGCGCCCAGTCCAGGTCCCTGTTCGACTTCCAGACAGGTGATTTCGGCATCGAAAACATCTGCTTGGATCTGCAGCCAATCCGGATTTTTGGCGCCTCCACCGACGGAAACGATCCGCTTGAAGGACTTGCCCGCCACTTGCTCCATCAATACTTGCGAATCCTTCAAGGAGAAGGTGATTCCTTCCAGGACGGCTCGCGCAAAATGTTTGATCGTATGATTCGTATCCATTCCGATGAAACTGCCGCGGATCCGGCTGTCGACATGCGGCGTGCGTTCCCCGACGATATAAGGGGTGAACAACAAGCCATCTGCACCCGGTTTGATCGCATCCATGCCTTCAAGCAGTTCTTCGAACGTGCTGTCCGGCGCGAAAGTATCTTTGAACCAGTTCAGGCTATGGCCCGCCGCCAAAGTGACACCCATCGAGTAGTAGCCGTTCTCAATGGTATGATTGAACAGGTGCAATTTGCCTTGGTAATCCTGCTCAGCGTGTTCCTCGAATGCGAGGAACACGCCGGACGTGCCGATACTGGCCATACCTGTCTCCGCATTCACGATACCGGCGCCGATCGCAGCGCAGGCGTTATCCGCGCCACCTGCAAAAATCTTCACTTCCTTTTCAAAGCCGAAGCGGTTTGCCAGTTCCGATCGCAAGTTCCCGGTCATTCCCGAAGATCCGATCAATTCAGGCAGATGGGTTTCCGGGATGCGGAATTTTTCGAGAATGGCTTTGGACCATTCTTTCTTTTCCACATCCAGAAGCAGCGTGCCGGCTGCATCCGAGTAGTCCATATGCATGGTGCCGGTCATCCAATAGCCCAGATAATCCTTCGGCAGCAGCATGTGCCGCACCTTTTCCCAGATTTCCGGCTCATTTTCCTGGATCCACAGAATCTTCGGCAAAGTGAACCCTTCCAACGCGATGTTTTTCGTGATCGCAAGCAACTCATCCCCGAAGGCATCCGTAATCGACTTGCACTGTTTGGTTGTCCTGACGTCGTTCCACAGAATCGCATTGCGGAGGACATTATTGTCTTCATCCAGCACAACTAAACTGTGCATCTGGCCGGAGAAACTGATTCCTTGCAGTTGTGCAGTGAAGTCTGCAACTTCAGCCTTCAGCTTGTCCAGTACATATTCGCAGGCCAGGATCCATTGTCCTGGATCCTGCTCGCTGTAGCCGGATTTTGGATGAATCAGCGGATAATCTTTCTGTGCGGAAGCTACTGCCTTGCCATGCTCATCCAGCAGCAACCCTTTCAATGAACTTGTACCCAAGTCTATTCCTAACACATACGCCATAATTTTTGCTCCTGTTCTGCGCTGTTTATACCAAGTAATCGTTCAAACGGGATTTGACGAATTCAAGATGGCTTGATTCCAATTTGATGTCTCCGTTTTGAAGGGAATATTCTGTCAATGATTCCAAAGTTTCTTCATCCGACAAGATTCTTGCGCCAATCCCTTCATTGTAGCTGGCATAGCGTTTGTCTTTCAGATCGTCGAAGAAGCGTTCTTCTTTCAACTTAGCAGCAGCTTTCAATCCGCGG harbors:
- the xylB gene encoding xylulokinase, whose translation is MAYVLGIDLGTSSLKGLLLDEHGKAVASAQKDYPLIHPKSGYSEQDPGQWILACEYVLDKLKAEVADFTAQLQGISFSGQMHSLVVLDEDNNVLRNAILWNDVRTTKQCKSITDAFGDELLAITKNIALEGFTLPKILWIQENEPEIWEKVRHMLLPKDYLGYWMTGTMHMDYSDAAGTLLLDVEKKEWSKAILEKFRIPETHLPELIGSSGMTGNLRSELANRFGFEKEVKIFAGGADNACAAIGAGIVNAETGMASIGTSGVFLAFEEHAEQDYQGKLHLFNHTIENGYYSMGVTLAAGHSLNWFKDTFAPDSTFEELLEGMDAIKPGADGLLFTPYIVGERTPHVDSRIRGSFIGMDTNHTIKHFARAVLEGITFSLKDSQVLMEQVAGKSFKRIVSVGGGAKNPDWLQIQADVFDAEITCLEVEQGPGLGAAMLAAVGLGWFPTVTACADVFVAYKDIVRPIPENVVAYEKAYALYTQVYGATKELCHELIKE